ACCCAAAAACATAAGGGTCTAGGCAACATgacacaaaagaaaaacaaaaaaaaaatcttggcAACACTCAAGACCCAAAAGCCAAAAATTGAAAcatatttgatgaaataacaatCCACATAACAACCATAGTAACATtccatatttaaatcatcatagCTCATATCATATAGACCAATTCTCACCAAGCCACTTATAAGGCCTAGCAGTATCATACTCAATGTGAATGACTCTTTTTCCACTCCCGTAAATAGCATCAACACAATCTGAACCAAAGTGTTCACATAGTTCAACATCAGAATCacattatttttagctctatTTCAAGAGCAGTAGATATTAAAGAGCTATGTGAGTCAGTATATAGAACTGAAAAGGCAGCAGTTCGACACctcttaaaaataaaatcatgtgAGGCACCATGTCATCCATGGATACCAACAATCTCATCTCTTACTAATTACAGAAGCTCCACAAATCCTCTAACACTGTTATTGCAACTTCAGGTTTTGGAATACTAAAATGAAACAATGATCACTATGTGATGAACACCTTTGCCGACTTCATTGAAAGTTTCACATGTGCCACAACGGTGAAAATTTATGGGGTAGGTGCAGTGTAATAGTGCAGTGCATTTTATAGTGCAACACATATTATAATAACATGGATTCTGGAATAAAGCAAATGGTGCTTCTGTTTCCTTTAAAGTATCATTGTTATCCCCATTTACTTAAAATGAACCATCAAATATAAAGGTATACAtaagaaaaaggagaagaatTGGTCTGACTATGCCTCATGAAATCCTTAGTAGCAATTTAAGAAGCAAATCTGTAATCAAAGGAAAGAAGGTATACAATTAAATAGAAATTTTTAATAAGTCAAGGAAAGAAGATGATAAACCAAGTTATCAATAAGCTTTGAGGATGTAAACATCCAATCTACTAATTGAGAACCTTAATATGTCAATTAATATAGGTCTATGCAGAGTGTTGTCTCTTGGTTATGTATCGGGTGGACTGGGTAGTGTTGTTTGCTTTGGTTCCGTAGTTGCAGGGTCTCTTTGCTGTTTTCCCCTGCTTCTGTGTGTTCCTGGCTTGCTATTTTTTGTACTGGATTGGAATACTCCTAGTATTccctatttattatttattataatatacatatatactttactgattaaaaaaaaaaacttccccCTCCAAGTCAAAAACCCAATGTGATCATTAATGCCATGTCCAGCTTcataaatttgagaaatgaaaaaACTATTACTTGCTACTATCAAACTTGACCATattataaaaagtaaaattaaaaagGTAAAAAATGCTAAACATGTTTTCCATCCCAATCTGttttaaataaaagagaaaacaacGAAAGAGTAACCAAACACCCTATTATATTAATTATGCCTAAGAAATATAGAAAATTGTTCCAATTTTTCTAATCTGTAATCCAAACCCaagaataattaatatataagtaATCATAATATATCAAAGGAAAAGACTAAGCATCAGATTTATAAAAGtcactctcaagtctcaacgcATGAGAAACTGAGCTCTTCACAACAATTAGAGCTTCACTCGAGCAAGAAAAAAGAATGTATATAGAGCTTTAGTTAAACTAATAGGCACCTAACATGAAACACATCAAACTCACCTAGATGAGTACTATCTAGCAGTAAACTCTTGCAGCACATACATCTTAATTATCTATGTATGATTCCATATGGAACTGTATAGGCAAAGACcaaataattttgaaatgaaAGTGTTCTCCAAAAAGCCCCCTAAAGTTCATGGAAATAGATTACATTCAATGTAGAAATGATCTTCTGAGAAGGAAATGCAAATTGGACAGCATTACAGCTTAATTGGACAAAAAACAGTTATCAGTAAAGGAAACCCCCTAACTCGTCCATATGATAAGAATAAAAAGGAGTAACACATACTTTCAGAAGCAAGAAAAAACGAATACATCCTTTCAGCATAGTGTAGTGTCCCAAAGTCTCCTCTTCATGTTTATAGAGTCAGATTCATTATCTACTAACTTTACTCTTTCTCACAAACCATCGCTGCCTCACCCTTAATCGCTAAAGCCTCAccttgtgaaaaaaaaaatcatgaattaaaagGTGGAGTAAGAATGGTGAAGACGGCCTTGCAATTATATAGTAGAGAAGCACAGAGAGATTAAAGAATTCATACCTGATGCAATTAGAACTATCACTCCAATCTGGACATAGTTTTTGTAATTGTTACTGAGGAAAATCTTAGATGCTAGGATTAGTTGATGGATTCAGTTGCAAAACAACTCCATCGGATCATCTCCATTAATAGTACACCAAGAAAAGGTTGCATGCAAAATAAAGAAGATGATACTTTTATAACAGAAATCAAGCCCACCGCCCCACCCCCAATCTTTCCAAGAGAAGCTCCCTTCCGCCACCTTCATCGCCTCCTCcaactttgtcttcaagaaatCCAGCCTGCGATCCATCCAAAAATAAGATTTAATCAACGAAAATATGAGATGAAAACAAATGGTTAAGAGAAGGCAGAGGAAAAGGACGAGTTCAGGGAAGAAAGAGATCACAGGGATGATGAAGAAAATATATTGATGAACAAATTTTATGCGCTACAGGGAGAAGAGTGAAAGATATAAGAGACATTTAAATTTCAAAGTATAATGAAGATGCAAATCAAATTGAATAAATAATCCTTACCATCACACATGAAGCGCGAGATTCAAATCTAAGCACTCAATTAATGGCAGCGTGCTATGAGATTTCAAGCTTTCAGAGCACATGGATAGAGTAGGCGGCTAGAAGGGATAGGGCTCCTGAGAGTATACGTAAAGCTTTCTCTATTTTTACTCTCTCATAATTGGTTGTTGTGGGTGGTTTGGATAAACCAATAAAGATAAATTAATAACTCCATAACCAAATACACACGTTTGCCCCTGCAGATGAatgatgaaattaaaaaatttgaaacaacaCATGTTAATTGGCTGCCTTGGACGGTTAGAGATAAAGTAGGGAATGATAACCTAAACCTAGGTTTAAAAATTTGTTtactttttaataatttttcaaataCAGTCTCGAAATCAGAGTCAGACCTGCTGAAGATCAACCTATCTATCACGTGTTAAAATTCAAACCTTGCCAAAAATAGTATTACGAATTtcatttagaattttttttaatgtttctgCTAATGTGGCGCAAAATGGGGGTGGGTTCCTCTAGTGACACATGGCAAACTTTCCTTCTAATGGGTtctcattttatttatattgagatattgatattgattgattaaataaataccacttgagttttttttttcgaaagaaaCATATATCTCATAAATCAGACAGGCATGGAAGCCATAACATCAGAGGTTACAAAAGCATCAAGGCCAGGAGGTCCCTCCTCTATCCAAACCAAAAAAGAGGATGCCCCCCGGGCTAAGAAGTCAGCGGCTCGGTTGCCGGAACGACGAATAAATAAAACATCAATGTTTGCAAAAGATAAAGCTAAAGTACGACAATCAGAAATAATCAAATCAAGGTAAGACGAGCCTCTAGTTCGACGACGCCACCACTGATAAAGCTGCAAAGAATTCGTCTCGAAGCAAACTGAGAAGAAACCAAGATCAAGAGCAAGCCTCATCGCCCACCGCAAGCAAAGTGCCTCTGCTAGTCCCGCTGATTGCATCATCACCGGAGCTAAAGTTGCTGCTGCCAGGAGTGCACCTTCCTCATCCCTCGCCACCATCCCAAATCCCGCTATAGCACGCCGCACGGAAGCATCAAAATTTACCTTGATCCACCCCACTGTTGGACGCGACCATGCCGCCGCTTCCGCCCTAGGGGAGCGCTGCAAAGCTGCTGGCCAAGGCAAAGCCTCAAGAGACGCGACCCGAGCAAGGACATGGTCAAGGGATAACTCACGGTTCTGAAACAACAACGCATTCCGGGCCTCCCAAATCACGTATACCACCGTAATGAATTtgtccaccaccgtctcacACACCCCATCCCACAATCGGGCCACCACCACATGGAGTGGAGCATCCTCCGTGACCCCAAGCCCCATGATAGCAAACCAGATACGTTGAATCACAGGACAAGAGAGAAGAACATGTACCTCAGTTTCTTCCTCTAATCCACACCATGGACACGACGGATCCACGTCCAGACCCCGACGACGAAGTGTTGTCCTCACAGGAAGATAACCCGTACAAGCTCTCCACATCACCTCTTTGCAACGAGGTAGTGAGTGAGCCTTCCAAACCTGCGTCCAAAACGGGCCTGGCACCACAGCAGCTGTAGACGACGATGCCAACAACGATCTATGCTCCAACCTGAGAAACTCATAGCCAGTTTTAGAGGTATACCACCCATCAGGAGAACCTGGCCAGAAAAGTCGATCATCATAGCTCTGAATAGGCAAAGGGACAGCTAGAATAACCGCTGCAGAGGCTGGGTTAAAAACCATCTCTACCAAACTCACATTCCATCGACCATACACTAACAAATCTGACACCATTTTTGCTTGTTATATGAATTGgtattatattaaattatttatgacAGACTAaaaaacataatgattaaactcATAAATAATGAtagatattttaaaatttaaatatatttatacttgAAAATTTTAGAGGGCCGACTTACCCTTTGCAAACTCATAATAGTTTTTTGTCATTGAAAAATATAACGAATTAGGTCCTAGCTTCTTCAGTTATTTCTCCTTCTAGAATAGTATTAGGTTTGCAAAACAAACAAACTTGTAATATTtgtaaatttcttttttttttcatcatcaAAATGCTGTATATTGTACTCTCTTTTTTGTCAACTTTTATTTTTGTGTTACTTtgtaaaaatacattttttgtgCGTGTAAAGACTTACCGTTTTGGATTTGCTGGCCCCGTCGTGAGTCAATCACCTAAAGCCCATATGGCCCATAATTTCACAGACTCTGATTTTTAGATAGCAAACACATGGACCGAAAAAAAAGTAGCAAACACTTTAACACTCTTTAACTAACGGAattacccgtgccctgcacggataacttttgttatttataatttaaatttcgtgtaatattatgttttgtatatttttagtaaatatattttaacaattgtttcaattatatgttcttaatagtaATAATTGTGTATTAATCTACCATAATTTTTTACTCataaatttttacttatttaaatataaaaaaattaaatattttaaattataagatttaaattcactcaaatttttgtatatacattaaatcagtatttttaatattttaatacatgtttaattagtaacatttgattgattatttttcatatcgATGTTTCTATTTAcgataacaataacaataataataatatatattttgattcaaaatgttaatttcgAAGAAAAATCAATATGTAACGACAAAATGAAACCCCACTtctaataaaactcaaatcaaataTTATAGGAAAAAATCACCAGATTAAATAATccaaaataatagataatttacGAAATTATTTAGATCCAAAGGGGcttctattattttttaataaagtcTCACGTGACTgttacttttaagtttgaactcGTTCCCCTTTTTTTCTTTGGCTCTTCGATCATACCTTTGGTAACCACCGCCTACCAGGGACGATAGAGGAAAAATccattttatcaatccaagcagataaattgaaggatttatgtctttccccttcatgatttaaaaaaggggtgaaaCAATATATAATGGTGAATCGAAAATGGAAGAATGAGTAAATAATAGGATCATAaaataggggtgttcataaccgaaccaaaccaattaaaaCTGCTAATACTgatccaaaaaacaaaaaaccgaTAACCAAAAAAACCGATATTTTGTTAATGGATCGGTTTGGTTTCCAGTTCCCATGTTCAATatcgaaccgatccaaaccaaatcgaaagtatttatttatttaaattttgacatacataattacccatttaaccatacttataatgttttattccatgtatacTCAAACCTTTACTGTGTTTaaccttttccaagttaggAGACATATGTCTTCTTTTTAATAAGGAATTTTTAATAATGGTTGAAATGAAATAGGTTTAGAGATGTTCATGTATTGTATCATCTTTTCGAAAATTTGGAGGGgctaaaaataatattattttgaatttatatcctttttgatagtttttataattattacttatgttttatttttaaataagaaTTTAGCAATAAAAAGGTGTGAATAAGAGAATAATGTAACCAATAACAAACTTACGATATTGCGATCATACAATGGTGGTGGAGGActataaaataaaatggaaataaaaccctgaaaacaataaatcaaaataagataaacaCTATGCCACAAAGAACATGTGAAAGAGAATGTTAGGATAAAGAAATAATGTGAGAAATGTCTCAGAAAAAGCAAATGAATTCTAACCAATGCGCAAGTatttattggaaaaaaaaatcattttttcaaaaatttggAGGAGTTGAAAATAATATGATTTTGAACTAATATCCATTTTTAGAAAATGAACCAATATAAAAAGATCCAATATACCTTGATAGTTTCCATAAGTTACCggtttcaaaataattttttttaaatttctatttttataaactttttttcaaaattattaatttagtgtGTATGTAGTCATAAGTATTATTGAACATAGCAATTAATGTGGCAAAAAAAGTGgaaatgagtttttttgttttggagggaaaatgaattacttaGGAGGGAACATGTGGCATAGgtcttctagaagaaaaccttcttttcatatagatatagattgaTTGATTGAGATTCATATGGATTCTACTGAATTAGAAGTGAGTCTTATAATTTTAGTGCATCCCTTCTGAGTTTTTACCAATTAGTGAGATTGATACTGTTAAAAAACGAGGGTTAAAAAAAAGTGTTGTTAGTCATGATTTTTTATGCTTTTTTAGTACTTTTATGATGTTTGATAGTGCCTCCATTTAATTATTAGAGACGACGGATATAGTTATAggttgtttctttcaatttcttgAGCCTTTTGGCTCCATTATTCAAAAAATACTAACTTAACTTAACAAGTACTCACTCCGTTCCATAAAGTCTGTAGTTTAGGTTGTGGTACaaaaagtaagaaaataattattgatattataatttgactagattgctcttatttaattttactagtatgatgtgcaactattaaagtatacttagatagagaagaatgtaattaatagataagagttgtggttggttaatatgaaaagtgataagtgagagaaaatgtattaaatgagggtatagatggaaaaaattagcaaaaaatgcattgattttctaaaacaacaaacattttgggatattaaaaaatggtgcaaaacaacaaactttctggaacggaagGAGTATTAGATTTACTCATGCACCCTGTTCGATTACTGTGAACTAAAATAGTTGGAAAAATCCATTGATATGGTTAAGTTACTTGGAAGGTCATGACAACTAATTTGGGACTTATGTGTACGTGTACTCACccttattttttttgttgagcTTTGCTTTCTAGCATGATGAAATGCTAGACGAATAGGGCACGAACACTTGCTAAATGTTGATTtgcattttaaaaataaatgaaagtTAAATCAAAATTTCTATTAAGCTATTCTCTGTACATGTTTACTCTGCTTTCTTCTCTCACCAATTATTTCACTCTCAAGAGTTAGTGACAAACTGAACAATTAAGTTACTAGTGATATAACATATATAATTTGTGTAGAAACATATTAAGATCATTAAACAATTTAACTGAAGTTACCATATACATTAACTTCATTAATGTAACCCCAGCTGAACCACATTACGTAGTGAACTAGATGAAACTGCCACCTTTATCCTTCTTACCAAGCATAACATTTTATATCTGAAAATTTTCCATGAATTTCATATTTTAGACCCCTGTAATCAAGCACATAGATATAGACACATGAATGCAGGAGTGCTTGAAGTACTTCTTGTTAATGCTAAAGGCATAAAGCACACAAACCTTGTTGGTATCCTTCCTTAATCATTTTCACCCTACATCTGAAGCATGTcaatttcaatatattttcattatggattttcttttgcatctaaaactttttatttgctttcttaATTATTCATCAAAAGTATTtcctttttgtttctatttcttTGAACCAACTGTACTTTACCCTTATAGGAACACCTTCCTACTATGTGGTTATTGAGTGCGGAACTCAATCCCAGAGAAGCAAAGTTTCATCAGGTATATCTATGGGGCTTGAGAATTGAGATCACAAGTTAAAtgctctttattttttaatttcttttttatacatcagaaaattattttttaattcttttaacATGGATTCTATATATATAGTAATTGAATTTATATATGTGATGCAGGCAAACATGAGAAACCTTGGTGGAATGAGAAATTCATTTTTGATTTGTCAACGTTTGATTGCAAGAACTCAACCCATCTTAATCTTAAGTGCAGAATCATGGACACAAGACTCTTCACAAATGGTGGATTTGTTGGTGAAGCagagtaaatatttttttttcttactaaTAAATGTGATGTGGATCATTCGTAGATAAGTTTATCtcttttcagaataaaattctGAAATTCAAAAGCTTCTCTCCAAAATTGATTTGActatagaatcaattgtagaaaaaatttcaaacatttaCTCTTGCTATACACATGAATTGACACTTCTCAAGATAGATTTTTCTTCTAAATGATCAATTTCACTTACATATTTTGCttcataatttttgtttttcaaaaagcAGGATTTACATTGGTGGAATAATCAGCGAAGGGAATGAGCGGGGATATATAGAAATAAAACCATCTGCATACAATGTTGTCCTTGAAGATGACACCTATAAGGGACAGATCAAGATTGGATTTAAATTCTTCGCAAAAGTAAGCTTggaatttatttaattttgtctGGAAATTAATTATGTAAACACTAGTCAACAATGATAATGTTTGTTAATTGCAGAAGGAAAAGTACGTGATAGAGAAAGGAGAATTCATTGCTGAGGAGAAGAAGGAACCAAGTCATTCAATTTGTGGATCCATTTGGAGAATACCATGGTGGAAAGTgttgtttttttataataaaacgAGTtccaaagaaaaacaaaagagaaattaGGATTATCATTTCATTCAATTTTAACTCTACAAGATTTCATATTCTAGATATTTTCCAATTGGTTTAGAATCGAGGGTGGTTGAGGTCAGGATATATTTTCAGTTTGGTTTTTAATTCAGTTGTTGAGTTTTAGTTTTGTATTATTCATTTATTTGGGTACATCTTGTTCTCAAGATAAATTTTAGTGAACGTTACGTTGTTAGAGAATTAGTTAATGATCAATAAAAAAGGAATGTCATAACCACAAGTACTATtatatactagatattatacccgtgcgttgcacgggtttacttacaatattttttaacattatatataaattattatagtttaaataaataaaaaaatatttttaattataattgtaaataaactgtgttaagacatttcaataaatattattagactttttttgtataaataattaatattactcaaattttattattgatatttaattattagcatagaaatgatttttagaaataaaaaaatgaaaaattattaagttaatttgaaatatttaaattacgtaaaaaaatgttaagtgctagtgtcatgaaataaattttaatatcattttttatactttggtTATGGAAATGAACACTCAAAAATGGTATAAGCCTCAAACCCTAGTAAAGCATAAGTCTAGTAATAGCCTAATCCTTTAGAATAAATGCCGAATGATCCTTTGCAATGATCATAAAGTCCCATTTTATAGAGGTTACATGAAACCCTAACTTTTCCATTAATGGGGCTTGTTAGGTCGTACCTCACTCGGCCCAACTCCCTTACATACATCAACCGCCCCTGGCGCTTGCCCTAAGGGGGTCCCTAATCTCCTAAGTCCTTTCTCTCGCCCCTAGCGAGTTTCTCTCTTTTAGGTCTTGTTCGTCCCTGGGCAAGTTCCTCTAGGGTGTGGGGGACTCGCCCAATCCAACTTTTTACCAAGAAAGTCATTTGTTGTGACTTGTCAAGgtcaagaagaataaattaattttaaattttagaattatgATAAGTGATAGCATaaatagcttaaaatattatcaagcgaatttaaatttatttaacttatttggtTTTCGAATGTTTTCTCAAAGCCGATAGCCAAGAGACTTATAATCTCTCGAGGTTCTACGATCACATTAAATTGATATGCCTCTCACAATgaacatttattcaactttgaccattattatttttctctgttatgcttccttaagtaatttttttttacaacaaaagatgaatattattaatagcaaatgattcatgagaacaaccctctcatggataagtaatttttactaatatatcatagatcaaaattattattagatattttttcaataatgcacata
This portion of the Lotus japonicus ecotype B-129 chromosome 3, LjGifu_v1.2 genome encodes:
- the LOC130744765 gene encoding elicitor-responsive protein 3-like, which produces MNAGVLEVLLVNAKGIKHTNLVGTPSYYVVIECGTQSQRSKVSSGKHEKPWWNEKFIFDLSTFDCKNSTHLNLKCRIMDTRLFTNGGFVGEAEIYIGGIISEGNERGYIEIKPSAYNVVLEDDTYKGQIKIGFKFFAKKEKYVIEKGEFIAEEKKEPSHSICGSIWRIPWWKIFSNWFRIEGG